aactcatgaactgcaagatcatgatctgaagtgaagtcagacgcttaaccagctaagccacccaggcacccagatttcttttgttttttaaagctgttCTCTTCCCATCATTTTCCAACCTACTATTGCATTATGACtttcagtttgaaaaacactaatATAGTGCTTATAGAGTATGAACTTTTTGGAACCTAAGAGATAAGCACTCAAATATTGACTCCTCCTCTTACCAAACTATCTTGCAGGTATCACTAAAACCTATCTTGgccttgtttccttgttttaaaaataaaatgtgaataaaaatacCTACTACAGGGTTGCTCTGAAGATTAAAATTAAggtctattggggcgcctgggtggctcagtcagttaagcttctgactttggctcaggtcatgatctcacagttcatgagttcaggccccgcattggactctgtgctgacagctcggagcctagagcctgcttcagattctgtgtttccctctctctctggcccttcccagcTCACTGGCCTCCCagctcacgctcagtctctctctcataaataaatacattaaaaaagaatttaaaaagaaaacatttaaaattaaggtCTAttacacttctctaaagaagacatccgaatggccaacaggcacatgaaaagatgctcaacgtcgctccttatcagggaaatacaaatcaaaaccacactcagatatcacctcatgccagtcagagtggccaaaatgaacaaatcaggagactatagatgctggagaggatgtggagaaacgggaaccctcttgcactgttggtgggaatgcaaattggtgcagccactctggaaaacagtgtggaggttcctcagaaaattaaaaatagacctaccctatgacccagcaatagcactgctaggaatttacccaagggatacaggagtgctgatgcgtaggggcacttgtaccccaatgtttatagcagcactctcaacaatagccaaattgtggaaagagcctaaatgtccatcaactgatgaatggataaagaaattgtggtttatatacacaatggaatactacatggcaacgagaaagaatgaaatatggccctttgtagcaacgtggatggaagtggagagtgtgatgctaagtgaaataagccatacagagaaagacagataccatatgttctctctcttacgtggatcctgagaaacttaacagaaacccatgggggaggggaaggaaaaaaaaaaaaaaaagaggttagagtgggagagagccaaagcataagagactcttaaaaactgagaacaaactgagggttgatggggggtgggagggaggggagggtgggtgatgggtattgaagagggcatttttttgggatgagcactggctgttgtatggaaaccaatttgacaataaatttcatatattgaaaaaaataaataaaataaaattaaggtctATTAAAATCCTAGCTCAGTGACAAGACCAATATTCAGAGTGTTTACTGTGGCCAtagtttaatacattttaaatatattaatatattttattatatttaggtACCTACTCTCAGTTTATTTCTGAGATGTCCTCTAATAAATACTTTGCagagagtaggggtgcctgggtggctcagttaagcacccaacttcggctcaggtcatgatctcatggttcatgagttcaaggcctgtgccaggctctgtgctgacagctcagaggctgaagcctgctttagattctgtgtctccctttttctctgcccctcccctgctcacactctgtctctctttcaaaaataagtaaaacattaaaaaaaaaaaaaaaacttcctagaGAATAAAACAATGTCAATTATTTCTTTGCCACTAGAGACAGAAAAGTCTAAAATATAAAGATGCCATCTTAGTTAGGTATTTCTAGCTATAATTTTCTGATCTAACACAAAAAATACTCTGGCGCTCTgataattatttcaaagtttGAGGAAACATAATTCTGAAAGTTTCAAAGttactatattcattttattacCAAAGCCTGTAGCACACAGTATATAGTATCCTTCCATTACAGAGCTGCATCTAAAGGCTGAAGACTTTCTAGCAAATCATTTAGAAAGCATAAAATCTCTCTACTGTCTCGAATTAGCATTCAAACGTGTTTCTTCAATGTGGAAAATACAATCTCtatacattttgaaaactatgcaataagaaaaaattaCCTAGCTAGATTTGTTCAAACTAACCTTTATTTTTCCATCAGTATGTGCTGAAGCTACAGATGTTGAAACACGGACCAATCTTGtggctgataaatgaattttgAAGTGCCTATGGAAGTGTGAATAAAGGCAGTCCATGAATAAGTCAACTTCCTCCTGAGTAACTTCCCCTGGTGTTTTGTGGACGCTGTCCCACAAAGCTTTTGCATCCTCTGGATGTATGGCATAAGAAATGTCCAGACTTTGAGGGCTACACGGTACAGACCAAAGAAATTCAGTAGTAGCCATATATTGGTCCATTTTGCATGCAGTCCACATAGCAGCCATCCAGGAAAGATTAAACGCATTGATTGCTAAGGAACTGAAATGACAATCAAAAGTTTTCTGAAACCAGGTTCCAACTATGGCTGTATTCGTCTCTGCTCCATTTGCAAGAAATAAAGGTACACAGGTGAAATCTTCTGGAACGGTCTCCAGAAGACTGTCTCCAAATACACAGCAGAACCAACCAGTCCACAACACTTTTTGTCCTCTGTTCTCTGACGGTAATTGAGATTTTGACAgaatctacaaagaaaaaaaagggggagttCATTAAATTCAAAAGTACCTTTACTCTTAAGTTACACCTTCTCAAAattagtacattaaaaaataagaagatatatTGTATTATTTGCCAAAAAAACATAATGGGAATAATCTCCCTAATCGTTATCAGGGTTTATCAAGTTAACTGACTTTCCTcctaacattttttcttcttcttcttttttttttttttagagagccaGGGAGCATGTAAGCGGGAAGAGGGGcaaggggtggggtggtggggtagggaggaagagagggaaagagggaaagagagagagagagagagagagagagagagagggaaaatcttaagcaggttccatgctcagcatggacctcaatgtggggctcaataccACAAGTctggaatcacgacctgagcctaaatcaagagtcagacgctcaactcactgagccacccaggcactcctacctCTTAATATTCTTATTAGGACATGGTATATGGCAAGATCTTGGTGCAGCCAAAATGCAAAATAAGCACATTAAGGAATGCCAATATGGTATAACCAAGTATGCTATCcttgggggggagagggggccctCAAAATTTCAACTTCAGAAGGGACTATAAAAAGTCACATATTCAATGTGTTTGAATTCTTCCATTGAGGAAGAATTCAGGATTTCCTAAGGCAGCTCTATCAACTTAACATTGTTCTTTCATATGTAGGCACACAGTATCTCTACCACAGgtcctgctttcttctttatgTGCATGTAGAACAAATCAAATCTACTCTCTCTTCCACAGAAAAAGCCCTTCAAATATCTGATAATCCCAATCATACGCAATGCCAGGTTCAACATCTCCAGTTTCTTTAACATTCCTCCTATGATACACACGTTATCCTGCTTACTCTGAAATTCTTCTGCATGAGAGTCATTCATAAGTGAGTATAATTACTTCAAAAAGACCTAGATTATACTACTACTAATATAACCTTAGATTgcagttttctaatttttagttGACAGCTTTAAAGTATCCCTATTCATTCTTGCTGTTAATAGGTAAATCTCCCATAATATAGAGAGGAATATATGTATTCCTATTAAAATTTAACTCTCAATTTGACCCATTGTGCCAATCCATTCAGATTTTTTAGAATCTTGGTTATATTTTCCAGCAGACTGACTAACCCTTCAAACTTCAAATTTATAAACTACATGATAAACATACCTTCCAGATATtcatagaagttttatttttaacctttatttatttttttgagacagagagagacagagcatgaatgggggagggtcagagacagagggagacacagaatccgaaacaggctctaggctctgagctgtcggcacagagcctgacgcggggctcggactcacagactgtgagatcatgacctgagccaaaatcagatgctcaaccgactgagccacccaggtgccccaagatattcATAGAAGTTTTAAAGTTTGACCAGGATAAGGTGAAGAACACAGCCCAGTATCAGATCCCGTTAGAgatcatcatttaaaaagttacttttagCATATTTGCCTTCTTGTTCAATAGACTACAAGCGATTCTCAAAAACCTTAAAGCCCAGCCAGACATGTCTATCACACTTTTATAACCTAAAAGTCGGGGAACCCTGTGAAGAAATGAGGTTTAACTTGCGAACTATTAGGACACTCTGCTAAGAGTTCAAGAGGTCATTTCTATTCTGCACGGGAACAGTTGCTTACCTGTTGACAGGCAAATCACATCACTTCTCTGGGAAATCAACTGCTTCATTTGACAAAGACTGCTGTCTACCCAGTACCTACTTGTCCTTCCACAATAAAACTGTGCTTTTAATGAGATGCTTTTAAGGAGGTAGCAAAGCacccactaaaaaagaaaaatttcctagTCTGTCTTCCAACAGGGATGCAAAAAGAAGTGGTTGGGTCTTAGCAGCCTCATTAAAAACTTACTCAGGCAGGCATCCTATTTGCCCTTCCCATCTTCCCCCTACTTCCTCCTGCCTGGAACTTGCATCTAATATTTAGCGCTTCAAGAGCCATATTAGACTCCAATGTGACTTTAAGGATGGAAGCCATGCACCAAGGATGATACAGAAGATAGAAGGAGCCTAAGTTATTAATTCATGAAGCATACACCAGTCTTAAACAGCTTACTCCACTTTTTTCGTAAGACAAATaaacctcggggcacctgggtggctcagtcggttgagcgtccgacttcatttcgggtcatgttctcaccgcccgtgagttcaagccccacgtcgggctctgtgctgacagctcagagcctggagtctgcttcggattccgtgtctccctctctcgctgtgcccctccctcatgcatgctctgtctctctctcaaaaataaataaaacatttaaaaaaaaattttttttaaataaaaagacaaataaacctCTATCAATTAACCTCAAGATAGGCATCTAATTCACTGTTATTTAGGCTTTCTGTTTTATGCAGCTAAACCTACCCCTAAGACTCCTGAAGATCCTTGCCAACACCAGATCTATACCAAGCGTcagcaaattttttctgtaagaatcagacagtaaatattttaggctttgtaagCAACCACTCAAATGTGctgttgtagcacaaaagcagccatacacaataatgtaaacaaatgaaaggagttctgttccaataaaaccttattcagaaaaacatcaacaacaaaaaacaaaaacaagcagcaAATCAGATTTGACCTGCAGGCCAGTTTTCTAACCCGATCTatacagataaacaaaattagaTCTTTTCACCATTTCAGAATTTAATTTGTGGTGACTATGAGTTAACTCAGAATAAACAGAAGTAGCAGGCATGAATAATAAATCCAGTTTCTTAATAAATCAAGATAGTCATACTACTTTTAAGTAAGAGTAACTgaacatttcacaatatataatgatatgttacttttattttttagttttcatttttttaagagtgtgcatatgtgtgtgcaagtgaggggggatgggaggagagggagaatttcaagcagactccatgagcccaatgcagggttcaatcccacaaccttgggatcatgacctgagccaaaatcaagagccagatgctcaactgacagagtcacccagaggccccatgttacatatttgttttttgctaaaattccacttctaggaatttggTCCTAGTAAAAACCATAGAATTACACAGATATACTTATAAAATGTAGAATTCTTAATGATATGAGTAATTacctatgacattttttttttaaagccataatGCAAAAATATGGGCAATATGATCCCAATTTTAATAGATCCAGATAGCCAGACAGatgtatctatgttcatgagagagaTCAATCTGTCGTATCTTAAAtaatctttgtctagttttggtattagggtaacaCTGGCCTGGcagaatgagttagaaagtatTCCCTCTGGTTCTATACTCCAAAGAGactatagaattaaaataatttcttccttagtTAAACTTTTGGCAGCTTTTACCAGAACTTATCTGGGCCTGGCGCTTCCTATTTTGGAAAGTTATTAATTATTGGTTCAattaagaaattgaattggttcaAGAAACTGAATTGATTCAATTAATAAACTAAGAAATTGAACCAATAATTAATAACTTTCCAAATGAGAAGCTTACTCAGGTTGTCTATTGCCAAATAGATGTATGCCAAAATGTTAaactgtggtttttaattttttttgtatttttatgtattttctaagttttctaaaataaatattatatcataatcatgatattatatcataatcattatatcataatcatatttattttagaaaaaccttttttttaatatttatttatttttgagatagagagacagagtgtgagtgagcaaggggtagagacagagggagacacaggatccgaagcaggctcaggctctgagctgtcagcacagagcccaacgtggggctcaaactcataaaccgggAGATCATCACCTgcgttgaagtcagacgcttaaccgactgagccacccagatgccccccacaaaaaaaatctttaagttgGCCATATCTAATTACTACAATTTGGTCAAACAAGACATAAAAAAGGTTATAAATCAcaagctcaaaatatttttaaccagtAAGAAAATACCACAATTTCTAAACCAAGACAGTGTGGATTCTTTTCCTGAGAAGCAAGTACTGTTTATACAACATACCTGGACAAGAAATGCTTCAGGGTCTCTTTGTGTTCCTTTCATTCCTAGGAGAGTGGAGAAAGTCACTTTGATGTTGAAGTCTTCTCCCACTTCAACAGCAAGCCCTTTTTGCTTTTCAGCAGCAATAAATGCACTCAGAAGTCTAGAATACTCTTTGAGATTAGTATAGGAGAATTTATATAGGGGAGTTAAACTATATAAAGTCCATTGTTTATGCAGAAGAAATGCAAACTTTTGAGGATCATTATCTTCCTagagagaaaaaacaatcaaGACAACAGTAGTTTAAGAATTAGGAAACATTAGTAAATAAGAATTtaatcaaagaatttttttttgatatttactaCAAATCTGTGTACCTGATCTTTACATTCCAACCAGACTGGAGTCTGCAGGACTCTGAAGATCCCTGAACAGGGCTTTTCATTCACTGTACCTTCCCTCTGGAATGCTCTCCACACATGTGTTCACATGGCATGTTCCCTTCCTTCACTCAGTTTTGTCCAAATGTCACTCAAGAGGCCACCCTATGTAAAGTTGCACCTGCACCCACTCCAATTTTGTCACTCTGTATCTCCTTAACATGCTTTATTACTATCTGGTATCATATGTTTGTGTgatttttattgtctgtcttccctgctAGAGTATGAGTTTGAAGAGAACAGGGATTTTTGTCGATTTATTCAGCGCTACATCTCTAGCACCTAGAACACTGCCATCTAGAACAGttgttcaatatatatttattggatgaacatttaaaaacttagattatagatttaaaaaatagtaactatTCCTGGGGCATCAAATTTGATTCATGTTAATtatgtaattgttttaaatgtttagcaGTAAATCCATTCTATGACCCAATGTCAAATTCAGTCgatcaaataaaaaaacacttaGTATTTCTGCCATGCTCTAATAGAACCACTGGtaccatcaaaaacaaaacacttctgcGGCACATGAGTAGCTCATTCCATTAAGTagctgagtcttgatttcagttcaggtcatgatctcgcagtttgtgagttcaagtcccatggcTGGTTTGTACTGGCAGCAcagaccttgcttgggattctcctctccctctctctctgcccctccccagtgcacACGCTTGTgtgcattccctctctctcaaaataaataaataggggcacctgagtagctcagttggttaagcgtccaactttggctcaggtcatgatctcacgggaggtgagtctgagccctgcatggcgctctgtgctgacagctcagagcctgctttggattctgtatctccttctctctctgttcctcccctgctcactctgtctctctctcaaaaaatgaagattaaaaaaaaaattttaataaataaataaacttaaaaaaacaacaacaacaacaacacatccTTCACATTGGTTCTATGGCATTATTGAGGGCCTTCACATACACCCCCATACAGGTCCCTACTTTTATCCTGAATTGTTCTATAGAATTCATACTTCCTGACATAGTTTTACAGCTCCAACTATCTTTTGGAACTTTCATTACAGTTGTccatttgataaaaatatttgttttgactACAGTATTCATGGAAATTTGTATAAAACTTTTATAAGttataaacttttttcttataaCTGTCAAAAGGTACAGCAAAACTATTTGCATGATAGAAAATTTATATGATACAAAATTATTTGTATGATAAGGAAGCACTGAATTGGACATCCCaatccttttgtctttttaaatgtttatttatttttgagagagagagaaagaaagcgtgagcaggggaacagcggagagagaaggagacagagaatcccaagcaagattcTGTTaatagcgcagagcccgaggcagggctcaaactcatgaagtgtgagatcatgacctgagccaaaatcaagagttgcacacttaaccaactgagccaccagttgGCTCAGAACTCAGATGGTTAAGAACCATCACTTTCATCACCATCGCTAGTAATTTAAGAAACTTTtcagaaagaagcaaaaattttCTCATATCCCAAAAGACATGAGGCACACAACACTGACAAGAAAAGATTACAGGGAAGGTGTGGGGGACTGATTCGCCAGACTCTGCTAAGTTCCTCAAAACCACACATCAAACCTGCACTAACTAGGGTTTTATTTCATGTTCCAGCGAAatcacaaattactaatattatAAACCTTCAGAATTGTTTATGAATCATCAGAGTTATGAGTTCTTATAACTCATAACTGATTATGGAATCAGGCAAAAATTATCAATGGATATTAAGTGCAAGGGGAAATTTTGATAAGAACAGAATGTTTACATTATCCTAAAGTGTCTCCCCACAGACTGCTTATCAGATGCAGAGGGGAATAAAACAGTAACCACTGGGCAGCACCTTGACAGGATGATCACAACTGATCATCTATGTGCTACCAGATGTTATCCCCAAGGACAACAGCATCTATGCTGTATTCCAGTGAAGAATACAGAACTTCAATCTAGTCACAAGGAAATgtcaaatacaaaacaaagaatattctatttaaaaaggaTAAGGGAGGAAACTACATTCTTCAAAACGTCAACgtcataaaagacaaatactgtggaAATGCTGGAGATTAAAAGATataagaggggagcctgggtggctcagtcggttaagcatccagctactgattttggttcaggtcatgcatgatctcacagtgtgtgagaccaagccccatgtcaggctctgtgctgacagcacaaagcccacttgggattctttctcccttctctctgctccccgcccTCCACCGCCGTCCCACTTGTACCTGCGCTCTTAtgtacacaaaataaactttttttaaaaagacataacaGAGGTGGTATTGATGGTGTGAGTAACTACTTTCACTACTTCTCACTATCTCACAAATATTTTTCactatttctcatttattatcTGAGAGATTTAAGGAGATacaaaaaataccattaaaaggtaataaaaagcaaaatttattcaCAAATGTTCTCAATTATTGAGTAACATGAAGGAACACAAAAAGCATACCTGTAATTGTGAACACTGAGGAATTTTCCTTCGAGGTGGAGTCCGGACAAATGAAGCCTGCTTCCTGACTGATTCTAATCGTTTCCGCAAAGGGGTGGCAcctataaaataatctttaagcCTTGAGGATGCACCGTGCCTCGGAGTCGATTCTGGTGTATCATAAGGATCCATGGtctacagaaaagaaataaaaccagaattcTGAACACTAAAAAGTTA
Above is a window of Neofelis nebulosa isolate mNeoNeb1 chromosome 15, mNeoNeb1.pri, whole genome shotgun sequence DNA encoding:
- the CENPL gene encoding centromere protein L, whose protein sequence is MDPYDTPESTPRHGASSRLKDYFIGATPLRKRLESVRKQASFVRTPPRRKIPQCSQLQEDNDPQKFAFLLHKQWTLYSLTPLYKFSYTNLKEYSRLLSAFIAAEKQKGLAVEVGEDFNIKVTFSTLLGMKGTQRDPEAFLVQILSKSQLPSENRGQKVLWTGWFCCVFGDSLLETVPEDFTCVPLFLANGAETNTAIVGTWFQKTFDCHFSSLAINAFNLSWMAAMWTACKMDQYMATTEFLWSVPCSPQSLDISYAIHPEDAKALWDSVHKTPGEVTQEEVDLFMDCLYSHFHRHFKIHLSATRLVRVSTSVASAHTDGKIKILCHKYLIGVLAYLTELAIFQID